Proteins from one Clostridium cellulovorans 743B genomic window:
- a CDS encoding serine hydrolase domain-containing protein, protein MDDNILQDLIESVKRQNLHVLSVVVRKDGDIIAEHHFKTPKPTLLWSVSKTFTSMAIGIAESEGYFSLGDKVVEHFASDIEGAIEGNDNLSKMTIHDLLCMGTGHARCPMDEVIKNNGPFDNISKLFFEEPVVYEAGKHFVYNNGATYMLSKLITVTTGYNLKEYLMPRIFRPLEIAEPYWEADINDISFGCNGLYLTALDLSKAGQLLLNKGRWNEKQIIPEAYIAKATKVQIDTAHLNDYYITADHKQGYGYQIWMNSYPNSYRMDGLFGQYVVMLPEKNAVVTYVSNEPSNMTGVLELTWNTLVDKL, encoded by the coding sequence ATGGATGATAATATATTACAAGATTTAATAGAATCAGTAAAAAGACAGAACCTTCATGTTCTAAGCGTAGTTGTAAGAAAAGATGGAGATATAATTGCTGAGCATCACTTCAAAACACCAAAGCCAACACTTTTGTGGTCTGTAAGTAAGACATTCACCTCTATGGCAATTGGAATTGCAGAGAGTGAGGGATATTTTAGTTTAGGAGATAAAGTAGTAGAGCATTTTGCAAGTGATATTGAGGGTGCTATAGAAGGAAATGATAATTTAAGTAAAATGACAATTCATGATTTGCTTTGCATGGGAACTGGACATGCAAGATGTCCAATGGACGAGGTAATAAAAAATAATGGGCCTTTTGATAACATCAGTAAGCTCTTTTTTGAGGAACCTGTGGTCTATGAAGCAGGTAAGCATTTTGTATATAATAATGGTGCAACTTATATGCTTTCAAAGCTTATTACTGTTACAACAGGATATAATTTGAAAGAATATCTAATGCCTCGTATTTTTAGACCATTAGAAATAGCCGAGCCATATTGGGAAGCTGATATAAATGATATATCATTCGGATGTAATGGATTATATTTAACAGCTCTAGATTTATCAAAAGCTGGTCAATTGCTACTTAATAAAGGTAGATGGAATGAAAAACAGATTATACCAGAAGCTTATATTGCAAAAGCTACAAAAGTTCAAATAGATACAGCTCATTTAAATGACTATTATATAACTGCTGACCATAAACAAGGTTATGGATATCAAATTTGGATGAATTCATATCCAAACTCTTATCGAATGGATGGATTGTTTGGACAATATGTAGTAATGCTACCAGAGAAAAATGCAGTAGTTACTTACGTTTCAAATGAACCATCAAATATGACGGGGGTTTTAGAATTGACTTGGAATACGTTGGTTGATAAATTATAG